The following are from one region of the Stigmatella ashevillena genome:
- a CDS encoding fatty acid desaturase: MLRFSADRRTLLWCAAMPVVALSMYANPTLIPWLSPVACYLALSAGVMAHNHNHCPTFKNRSLNNGFGMWLSIFYGYPTFAWIPTHNLNHHKFVNKAGDATITWRYTNNHTGWVAFSYFFVSSYFQSDPIKAFIRKARTNNPALFRQIVTQYTVWAGIHLLLLGLAVALYGPLHGFKVWGFAFLLPALFALWTIMFFNYIQHVHTDPWSEHNHSRSFVGKAINFFLFNNGLHAAHHEMPGAHWSTLWEAHAKVAPQIDPALRTHSFFAFCFRNYVLAPFFPRFGTKQIGRAPFDPPTGEKVDVTFGDELQAVESGINAARV, translated from the coding sequence ATGCTCCGATTCTCTGCCGATCGCCGGACGCTGTTGTGGTGCGCGGCCATGCCCGTGGTGGCCCTGTCGATGTACGCCAACCCGACGCTGATTCCATGGCTGAGCCCGGTGGCGTGCTACCTGGCGCTCTCGGCCGGAGTGATGGCGCACAACCACAACCACTGCCCCACGTTCAAGAACCGCTCGCTCAACAACGGGTTCGGCATGTGGTTGTCCATCTTCTATGGCTACCCGACGTTCGCCTGGATTCCGACGCACAACCTGAACCACCACAAGTTCGTGAACAAGGCGGGGGATGCGACCATCACCTGGCGCTACACCAACAATCACACCGGCTGGGTGGCCTTCTCGTACTTCTTCGTCTCCAGCTACTTCCAGAGCGATCCCATCAAGGCCTTCATCCGCAAGGCGCGCACCAACAACCCGGCCCTGTTCCGGCAGATCGTCACCCAATACACGGTGTGGGCCGGCATCCACCTGCTGCTCCTGGGGCTGGCCGTCGCGCTGTACGGGCCCTTGCACGGCTTCAAGGTCTGGGGGTTCGCCTTCCTGCTGCCCGCCCTGTTCGCGCTGTGGACCATCATGTTCTTCAACTACATCCAGCACGTCCACACGGACCCCTGGAGCGAGCACAACCACAGCCGCAGCTTCGTGGGCAAGGCCATCAACTTCTTTCTCTTCAACAACGGGCTCCACGCCGCGCACCATGAGATGCCGGGCGCACACTGGAGCACGCTCTGGGAGGCACACGCGAAGGTCGCCCCTCAGATTGATCCCGCGCTGCGCACCCACAGCTTCTTTGCCTTCTGCTTCCGCAATTATGTGCTGGCCCCCTTCTTCCCCCGCTTCGGGACGAAGCAGATCGGCCGGGCCCCCTTCGACCCGCCCACCGGAGAGAAGGTGGATGTGACGTTCGGGGATGAGCTCCAGGCGGTGGAGTCGGGCATCAACGCCGCGCGCGTGTGA
- a CDS encoding cold-shock protein, whose translation MATGVVKWFNDAKGFGFITQDGGGEDVFCHHTSIQADGFRSLSEGQRVSFDVAKGPKGLQAQNVKPI comes from the coding sequence ATGGCTACAGGTGTCGTGAAGTGGTTCAATGATGCGAAGGGCTTCGGTTTCATCACCCAGGATGGCGGGGGCGAAGACGTGTTCTGCCACCACACGTCCATCCAGGCCGACGGTTTCCGCAGCCTCTCCGAAGGCCAACGGGTGTCTTTCGACGTGGCCAAGGGCCCCAAGGGCCTGCAGGCCCAGAACGTCAAGCCCATCTGA